From the Notolabrus celidotus isolate fNotCel1 chromosome 12, fNotCel1.pri, whole genome shotgun sequence genome, one window contains:
- the LOC117823194 gene encoding protein Jumonji-like, producing MDQVLTDQTRTSTAPSFQHPPDKEDPASKRPRLQAQRKFAQSPPNSPGPSVSMTSPRNNHTLSQAAGTCLTRRRPKTEDFLSFLCLRGSAALPNNMAFLASGRAKEPTNSQHPASSLSTNHRTAAQGKNIRLFSRTTVQRDSASQRGSGRPPAVRSFCPLTARAERRRERERREEEQQRRRSKGVEEDRKEGAERHLLRRRQLPLQVRRNKVAMASGFSQRRASLVRSVPPSKPSTGVRSRGAPRPSKRPGSTCKPKGHPTSRPKETNSRRLPRQPSNQELPRHHPPPPHRRTVPDCCSKPKTPSSLQNSGRNSSRSLAHIPLTNGSVSRQLSEDPGSLRVSRRKRGLPPDTSPAPVHPQSNNTSRKCQTQQYNHAPVESAEVSKRETGCLKVNRAEDVSHDEELGNQRGAEELSSQTDGCVSEDGPVERDAGESSLESVRSVEPSGERVHTSTNCDPGPVSEVIRRHVREKRIQRNQPASSTPPKPITRTTESRARAARTTVTKAAINSVTSAPPDPPATYSAKHTAKGPNKGPSKDLTKCTSPASRFSTHHSKGAAKDSSKDTTGDSTKDSSSTSKGSTKGLTEPKSTTSAIKTRTSPRILQKR from the exons ATGGATCAGGTCCTTACAGACCAGACCAGGACCTCCACAGCGCCGTCCTTCCAGCATCCACCCGACAAAGAGGACCCTGCCAGCAAGAG accCAGGCTTCAGGCTCAGAGGAAGTTTGCTCAGTCTCCTCCCAACTCTCCCGGACCTTCAGTCTCGATGACATCACCACGAAATAACCACACCCTCAGCCAGGCCGCGGGCACCTGTCTGACCCGACGGAGACCAAAGACGGAGGACTTCCTGTCTTTTCTGTGCTTAAGAG GTTCAGCAGCGTTGCCTAACAACATGGCGTTCTTGGCAAGCGGACGAGCGAAGGAGCCAACCAACAGCCAGCAtcctgcttcctctctctccaccaATCACAGGACAGCAGCTCAGGGAAAGAACATCCGGCTCTTCAGCAGAACAACAG TGCAGAGGGACTCAGCGTCTCAGAGAGGCAGCGGACGCCCCCCCGCGGTCAGATCCTTCTGCCCTCTAACTGCTCgcgcagagaggaggagggagagggagagaagggaggaagagcagcagaggaggaggagtaagggagtagaggaggacaggaaagagggagcagagagacaccTCCTGAGACGTCGCCAGCTCCCCCTACAGGTCAGGAGGAACAAG GTGGCCATGGCTTCAGGATTCTCTCAGCGGAGAGCCTCTCTTGTCAGGTCAGTCCCTCCCTCAAAGCCTAGCACAGGGGTTCGCAGCAGAGGAGCTCCCAGACCTTCCAAAAGGCCTGGCAGTACCTGCAAACCAAAAGGCCATCCAACCAGCAGACCCAAGGAAACCAACAGCAGACGCCTCCCCAGGCAACCAAGCAACCAAGAGCTGCCTCGACatcacccccctcctccccaccGACGCACCGTCCCCGACTGCTGCAGCAAACCCAAGACCCCCAGCAGCCTCCAGAACTCAGGGAGAAACTCAAGCAGGTCTCTAGCTCACATACCATTGACTAATGGCTCCGTCAGCAGACAGCTAAGTGAGGACCCTGGGTCTCTGAGGGTCTCCAGGAGGAAGAGAGGCCTCCCACCTGATACCAGCCCTGCTCCTGTGCATCCTCAGAGCAACAACACGTCGAGGAAGTGCCAGACACAGCAATACAATCATGCCCCAGTGGAGAGTGCAGAGGTCTCAAAGAGAGAGACCGGCTGTCTGAAAGTGAACAGAGCCGAGGATGTGAGCCATGATGAAGAACTTGGGAATCAAAGAGGTGCAGAGGAGCTGAGTTCACAGACCGACGGTTGTGTCAGCGAGGACGGACCGGTAGAGAGGGACGCTGGAGAGTCGAGTTTAGAAAGCGTCCGTTCTGTGGAGCCCTCTGGAGAAAGAGTTCACACGAGTACAAACTGCGACCCCGGTCCGGTCAGCGAGGTCATACGCAGACACGTCAGAGAGAAGAGGATCCAGAGAAACCAGCCTGCTTCATCCACGCCCCCCAAACCAATCACCAGGACTACTGAGTCCAGAGCCAGAGCTGCTCGGACTACTGTTACTAAAGCTGCTATCAACTCAGTGACTTCTGCTCCACCAGACCCACCAGCCACTTACTCTGCCAAGCACACTGCAAAGGGTCCCAACAAAGGTCCCAGCAAAGACCTTACCAAGTGTACTTCACCAGCAAGCAGGTTCTCCACCCATCACTCCAAAGGTGCTGCAAAAGACTCTTCCAAGGACACCACAGGGGATTCAACCAAGGACAGTTCTAGCACTTCCAAGGGCTCCACAAAGGGCCTTACTGAGCCCAAGTCCACTACCTCAGCCATCAAGACCAGGACCAGCCCTAGAATCCTCCAGAAGCGCTAA
- the LOC117823405 gene encoding LOW QUALITY PROTEIN: aldehyde dehydrogenase, mitochondrial-like (The sequence of the model RefSeq protein was modified relative to this genomic sequence to represent the inferred CDS: inserted 3 bases in 3 codons; deleted 2 bases in 2 codons; substituted 1 base at 1 genomic stop codon), translated as MLRTVISRTLPRLSSRPSACRFSAAAIPAPSTQPEVHFNKLFINNEWQNAVSGKTFHTINPATGEVICEVAEADGADVNKAVKAARDAFRFGSPWRRMDASHRGLLLSKLADAIERDSAYLAELETLDNGKPYAVSYLVDLPNVVKCLRYYAGWADKWEGKTIPIDETFSATTRHEPIGVCGQISRXGGGVKWNCPLLMRAWKLGPALATGNPCVKVAEQTPLTALYVANLIKEVGHLIQQAXGSSNLKKVTLELGGKSPNIILSDANMADAVEQSHFALFXNQGQCCCAGSRTFVQADIYDEFVERSVERANKRVVGNPFDLKTEQGVQVDQEQFNKILGYISSGKREGAKLMCGGEWLQTAGYFNPATVFGDVQDNMTIAREEIFGPVMQILKFKDLEEVVTRANDTKYGLAAAVFTXDIDKAHYVSNGLRAGTVWINCYDVFGAQAPFGGYKASGNGRELGEYGLDNYTEVKTVTIKVPQKNS; from the exons CTCTTCATCAACAACGAGTGGCAGAATGCAGTGAGTGGGAAGACTTTCCACACCATCAACCCTGCCACCGGAGAGGTGATCTGTGAGGTGGCTGAGGCTGACGGG GCTGACGTGAACAAGGCGGTTAAAGCAGCACGTGACGCCTTCAGGTTCGGGTCACCATGGCGGCGGATGGACGCCTCACATCGCGGCCTGCTTCTCAGCAAACTGGCTGACGCCATCGAGAGGGACTCTGCCTACCTGGCT GAGCTGGAGACTCTTGACAACGGGAAGCCATATGCCGTGTCTTACCTCGTTGATCTGCCCAATGTGGTGAAATGtctcag GTACTACGCAGGCTGGGCTGACAAATGGGAGGGAAAGACTATCCCTATCGACGAGACTTTTTCTGCTACAACGAGACACGAACCCATTGGAGTCTGTGGACAGATCTCCCGGTGAGGGGGAGGGGTCAAA tgGAACTGCCCTCTTCTGATG AGGGCGTGGAAGCTCGGCCCGGCCCTGGCCACAGGAAACCCGTGTGTGAAAGTAGCCGAGCAGACGCCGCTCACAGCCCTCTACGTAGCCAACCTCATCAAAGAG gTGGGTCACCTGATCCAGCAGG TCGGCAGCAGCAACCTGAAGAAAGTCACTCTGGAGCTTGGAGGGAAGAGTCCTAACATCATCCTGTCTGACGCCAACA tGGCCGATGCCGTGGAGCAGTCCCACTTTGCTCTGT TTAATCAGGGTCAGTGCTGCTGTGCCGGATCCCGAACCTTCGTCCAGGCCGACATCTACGACGAGTTTGTGGAGCGGAGCGTGGAGAGAGCCAACAAACGAGTGGTGGGAAACCCGTTCGACTTAAAGACGGAACAGGG TGTGCAGGTGGATCAGGAGCAGTTCAACAAGATCCTGGGGTACATCAGCAgcgggaagagagagggagccaaACTGATGTGTGGAGGA GAGTGGCTGCAGACCGCAGGATACTTCAATCCAGCAACCGTGTTTGGGGACGTCCAGGACAACATGACCATCGCCAGAGAGGAG ATCTTTGGCCCGGTGATGCAGATCTTAAAGTTTAAGGATCTGGAGGAGGTGGTGACCAGAGCCAACGATACTAAATACGGCCTGGCAGCAGCTGTGTTCA AAGACATCGATAAGGCCCACTACGTGTCCAACGGGCTGAGAGCAGGAACAGTCTG GATTAACTGCTATGATGTGTTCGGGGCTCAGGCTCCGTTCGGAGGATACAAAGCTTCAGGAAACGGCAGAGAGCTTGGAGAGTACGGCCTGGACAACTACACAGAAGTTAAAACG GTGACCATCAAGGTACCACAGAAGAACTCGTGA
- the LOC117823404 gene encoding zona pellucida sperm-binding protein 3-like — protein sequence MSLVACLLWTLLGGSLGGPVQLAGWPEAFKQVQTDRDGAARPSVHHLPMSLHARGPVVARELFLPVPLKRPIPAEITALLLPHTAPHTALQQGTGTRAVEVWCGDDQVSVRVDRLQLSAWTDPNLFSLGSCGVSKVSTRFLYFHIRLTECGGEAQVVGGQLVYSLTLCYTPPPQGMVIRVVPLTLPIHCYYDRFHYSYKVGFRPQVQLKTFLKSIRSKLSFSLTVCNAQWEPLPSGHWFVLGEPVYFVAQAGALLAGERLYVDSCYATSSKDPTSQHRADIITNYGCMTDSRRDGSSSRFLSAGGAVLKFSVDAFLFRAVSHVLYLHCSVSVSLSSSHSSKSCSFNTATNRWEELEAPPSVCSCCDSRCTDGQDAVKSSVSSQGWFMAQEAELKPRMMQREEDGQRTESAKGSVMMSDQARKEDKRRFSLSEGGTAALTLLKTNREIRLLPQQTPVQVWITGTQVLLVLLETSPQLSVLMERTPDAGTVLLRSERSSHLKIEPRLRAVDLVLVWIQVFKRVLLAVNWKP from the exons ATGTCGTTGGTCGCGTGCCTTCTCTGGACTCTGCTCGGTGGGTCGCTGGGGGGTCCGGTCCAGCTTGCGGGTTGGCCCGAGGCCTTCAAACAGGTCCAGACGGACCGGGACGGAGCTGCGCGCCCCTCGGTCCACCACCTGCCTATGTCCCTGCACGCACGAGGACCTGTTGTAGCGCGCGAGCTGTTCCTGCCGGTCCCTCTTAAGAGACCGATCCCCGCAGAGATCACCGCGTTGCTGCTCCCGCACACAGCCCCGcacacagctctgcagcagggAACCGGGACCCGCGCCGTGGAGGTGTGGTGCGGGGACGATCAGGTGTCTGTGCGTGTGGACCGCTTGCAGCTGAGCGCGTGGACGGATCCGAACCTGTTCAGTCTGGGCTCGTGCGGGGTCAGCAAGGTCAGCACGCGCTTCCTTTATTTCCACATCAGACTGACGGAGTGTGGAGGAGAGGCGCAG GTGGTCGGAGGTCAGCTGGTGtactctctcactctgtgttACACTCCTCCCCCTCAAGGCATGGTCATCAGAGTGGTACCTCTGACGCTTCCCATCCACTGCTATTACGACAG GTTTCATTACTCGTACAAAGTCGGCTTCAGACCTCAAGTCCAGCTCAAAACGTTTCTGAAGAGCATCCGGAGTAAACTCAGCTTCAGCCTCACAGTCTGCAATG cgcAGTGGGAGCCCCTCCCCTCAGGTCACTGGTTCGTTCTGGGGGAGCCGGTGTATTTCGTGGCCCAGGCGGGAGCTCTGCTGGCCGGGGAGAGACTCTACGTGGACTCGTGCTACGCCACCAGCTCCAAAGACCCAACCAGccagcacagagcagacatcATCACCAACTACGG CTGCATGACGGACAGCAGGAGGGATGGCAGCAGCTCCCGTTTTCTGtctgcagggggcgctgtgcTCAAGTTCTCTGTGGACGCCTTCCTCTTCAGAGCGGTCTCACAT GTTCTGTATCTGCACTGCTCCGTGTCGGTCAGTCTCTCTTCCTCGCACTCCTCAAAGTCCTGCAGCTTCAACACGGCCACTAACAG GTGGGAGGAGCTTGAAGCCCCGCCCTCAGTCTGCTCCTGCTGTGACTCCAGGTGCACTGACGGACAGGACG ctgtgaaGAGCTCCGTCAGCAGTCAGGGCTGGTTCATGGCTCAGGAAGCTGAACTGAAGCCGAGGAtgatgcagagagaggaggacggcCAGAGGACAGAGTCGGCTAAAGGCAGTGTTATGATGTCGGACCAGGCCAGAAAAGAGGACAAGAGAAGGTTCTCCCTGAGCGAGGGGGGAACAGCAGCGTTAACGCTTCTAAAGACGAATCGGGAAATACGACTGTTACCCCAACAGACTCCGGTCCAGGTGTGGATCACAGGAACACAAGTTCTCCTAGTTCTGCTGGAAACGTCTCCACAGCTATCTGTCCTGATGGagagaactccagatgcaggaACAGTTCTGCTGCGGTCAGAGCGGTCCTCCCATCTAAAGATAGAGCCACGTCTGAGAGCAGtggatctggttctggtctggatTCAAGTGTTCAAGAGAGTCCTCTTGGCAGTGAATTGGAAACCTTAG